Proteins from a single region of Orcinus orca chromosome 20, mOrcOrc1.1, whole genome shotgun sequence:
- the PEG3 gene encoding paternally-expressed gene 3 protein isoform X10, with translation MLPPKYLSATKPKRSWAPNLCELDSDLSQEPDAAIGEAATDSEFFHQRFRNFLYVEFVGPRKTLLKLRNLCLDWLQPETRTKEEIIELLVLEQYLTILPEKIKPWVRAKKPENCEKLVTLLENYKEMYEPEGFHQRDLSLPLMEKVAFAKEREHKRRDSVMDYETRSQDAVSYQDVVALTEDRKPQNPVQDNMENYRKLLSLGVQLAEDDGHSHMTQGHSSRSKRSAYPSTSRGLKTMPETKKSAHRRGICEDESSHGVIMEKFIKDVSRNSKSGRAREPSDRLQRFPRRPDSDWKEVPFNKRESVIQERGHEGNAFGGGGFNLNSNLVSRKRVLERKRRYHFDTDGKGSMHGRRGGARKRPFERSEVRKAASGSSLSAPPVPQLQPFDFGATPYVCDECGRSFSVISGFVEHQITHTRENLYEYGESFLHSVAVSEVQKRQAGGKRFECKECGEPFNKSAALAEHRKIHARDCLAGCKDEEYEEPFMPSPTFRELQKIYGKDKFYECRVCKETFLHSSALIEHQKTHGRDDKGSERGEAFKPSPALNELQKMYGKEKMYECKVCGETFHHSASLKEHHKIHTQGNPFENKGKVCEETFIPGQSLKRRQKTYPTEKAYDFQDGGDAFRQNSDLIEHQKIHSRKNLFEGRGYEKSVIHSVSFPESQKSHTITRPPEDEEDEKAFTVSSNPDDSREALSYERNPYERSFIHSSAFPGAHKSHSKPRVIAEATVQSSGATEHWKVHAGESTSERKGYERSVIHSLAAFRPPRGRGGNELLGCDEQQESSAYLSDPCGQPQKTLALESPYAGGKNNIFKGSFVHGASHTVTQDSLAGEGPSGWKKDGEPSVPKSDVREHQKARAKKKNIERRIYETSVIHSLRFGEPQTFHPREKFYECPECGESFVHSSDLTEHQKIHDRKKPSGSENYIRSVIRSIASTDPQTSYAGQSAQMSYAEEPAQTSYAEPPAQTSYAEPPAQTSYAEPQAQTSYAEPQAQTSYAEPPAQTSYAEPPAQTTYAEPPAQTTYAEQPVRNECKECGECFATVEDLGIHQKIYAREKFHGGELFGDSVIQGLDGPRQEEPRQEGPDEPDEPEDTIYGCKDCGLGFVDRTDLKDHQKVHGREYLIDSREYAHSVTHTPSVSEYQKDYIGEQLYECPACGESFVHSSFLFEHQKIHEQDQFYGHRRYDEPFMQPLVISPQRPRAPQKSPPAGTSLQCQVCGQDFIHGSVLNEHMRVHAGDSLLEQGQGSTDAVSPGSAPTDLQRDQAKDKHYECATCGESFPSQADLREHMRIHEKDKPYDYGATFVHTSFLTEPPRRDSPFYECKDCGKSFIHNTVLTKHQKLHLEEEEAAAAAQEVEANVLVPREVLRIQGSNVEAAEPEVEAAEPEVEAAEPNVEAAEPNGEAEGPEGEAAEPNGEAEQPNGEAEQPNGDADEPDGAGIEDPEERAEEPEGDADEPDGAGIEDPEEEGDDQEIQVEEPYYDCRECGETFTSNSAYGEHLKTHARVIIFEPGSVYGESSHYTEHASTSSNDSGRADDKYFKCDVCGQVFTDRLSLARHQNTHTG, from the exons ATGCTGCCTCCAAAGTACTTGTCTGCCACCAAACCCAAGAGGTCTTGGGCCCCAAATCTGTGTGAGCTAGACAGTGACTTGTCTCAGGAGCCGGATGCCGCCATAGGAGAAGCCGCCACTGACTCTGAATTCTTTCATCAGAGGTTTCGGAACTTCCTCTACGTGGAATTTGTCGGGCCTCGGAAGACCCTGCTCAAACTCCGAAACCTCTGCCTCGATTGGTTGCAGCCGGAGACTCGCACCAAGGAGGAGATTATCGAGCTCTTGGTCCTCGAGCAGTACCTGACCATCCTTCCAGAAAAGATCAAGCCTTGGGTGCGTGCAAAAAAGCCAGAGAACTGCGAGAAGCTCGTTACTCTGCTGGAAAATTACAAGGAGATGTACGAACCGGAAG GGTTTCATCAGCGGGATCTTTCCCTTCCCCTGATGGAGAAAGTGGCTTTTGCAAAGGAAAGAGAGCACAAACGTCGGGACTCTGTGATGGATTACGAGACAAGATCACAG GATGCGGTGTCGTACCAGGATGTGGTGGCCCTCACCGAGGACCGGAAGCCCCAGAACCCGGTTCAGGACAACATGGAGAACTACCGGAAGCTGCTCTCGCTGG GGGTTCAGCTTGCCGAGGACGACGGCCACTCGCACATGACCCAGGGCCACTCGTCACGGTCAAAGAGAAGTGCCTACCCGAGCACCAGTCGAG GTCTGAAAACTATGCCTGAAACCAAAAAGTCAGCCCATCGGCGGGGGATCTGTGAAGATGAATCTTCCCACGGGGTGATAATGGAAAAGTTCATCAAGGACGTTTCGCGCAACTCCAAGTCGGGAAGGGCAAGGGAACCTAGCGATCGGCTGCAGAGGTTCCCCAGGAGGCCAGACAGTGACTGGAAGGAAGTTCCATTCAACAAGAGGGAGTCGGTGATTCAGGAGAGGGGCCATGAAGGGAATGCCTTTGGGGGAGGAGGCTTTAATTTGAACTCAAACCTTGTTTCCAGAAAGAGAGTTCTTGAGAGAAAAAGGCGCTATCATTTTGACACAGATGGGAAGGGCTCCATGCACGGTCGGAGAGGTGGTGCAAGGAAGCGGCCCTTTGAGCGCAGCGAGGTGAGGAAGGCCGCTAGTGGGAGCAGCCTTAGCGCGCCGCCCGTCCCCCAGTTGCAGCCCTTTGACTTTGGGGCGACGCCCTATGTGTGTGATGAGTGCGGGAGGTCCTTCAGCGTGATTTCGGGGTTTGTGGAGCATCAGATCACGCACACCAGGGAGAATCTGTATGAGTACGGCGAGTCCTTTCTTCATAGTGTGGCCGTCAGTGAGGTTCAGAAAAGGCAGGCCGGAGGGAAACGCTTTGAATGTAAGGAGTGTGGGGAACCCTTCAATAAGAGCGCCGCCCTGGCCGAGCATCGGAAAATTCACGCTAGAGATTGCCTTGCGGGGTGTAAGGACGAGGAGTACGAGGAGCCCTTCATGCCCAGCCCAACCTTCAGGGAGCTCCAGAAGATATACGGGAAGGACAAATTCTATGAATGCAGGGTGTGCAAGGAAACCTTCCTTCATAGTTCTGCCCTGATCGAGCACCAGAAAACCCATGGCCGAGATGACAAAGGTAGTGAGCGTGGGGAAGCCTTCAAACCCAGCCCAGCGCTTAACGAGCTGCAGAAGATGTATGGGAAAGAGAAAATGTACGAGTGCAAGGTGTGCGGGGAGACCTTTCATCACAGCGCATCCCTGAAAGAGCACCACAAGATCCACACCCAAGGAAACCCATTTGAAAACAAGGGCAAAGTGTGTGAGGAAACCTTCATTCCTGGTCAGTCCCTTAAAAGACGCCAGAAAACCTACCCAACGGAGAAGGCCTACGACTTCCAAGATGGTGGGGATGCCTTTAGGCAAAACTCAGACCTCATCGAGCATCAGAAAATTCATTCTCGGAAGAACCTCTTTGAAGGCCGGGGGTACGAGAAGTCTGTCATTCACAGTGTGTCCTTCCCCGAATCTCAGAAGAGTCACACTATAACAAGGCCACCTGAGGACGAGGAAGACGAGAAGGCATTCACTGTCAGCTCCAATCCTGATGACAGCCGGGAAGCCCTGTCCTACGAGAGGAACCCCTATGAGAGGTCTTTCATTCACAGCTCAGCCTTCCCTGGGGCTCATAAAAGTCACAGCAAACCGAGAGTGATAGCAGAGGCGACCGTTCAGAGCTCGGGTGCCACCGAACACTGGAAAGTCCACGCTGGGGAGAGCACCTCTGAAAGGAAGGGGTATGAGAGGTCCGTCATCCACAGCCTAGCTGCTTTCAGGCCTCCCCGCGGTCGCGGTGGAAATGAGCTCCTTGGCTGTGACGAGCAGCAGGAGTCCTCCGCTTACCTCTCAGACCCTTGTGGCCAGCCGCAGAAGACCCTTGCCCTAGAGAGCCCCTATGCAGGGGGTAAGAACAACATCTTCAAGGGCTCTTTTGTGCACGGTGCATCCCACACCGTAACTCAGGACAGTCTCGCTGGGGAGGGCCCCAGTGGATGGAAGAAGGATGGTGAACCATCTGTTCCCAAGTCAGATGTGCGCGAGCATCAGAAGGCTCGTGCTAAGAAGAAGAACATCGAGCGTAGGATTTATGAGACCTCTGTAATCCACTCCCTGCGTTTTGGTGAACCTCAAACGTTTCACCCGAGAGAGAAGTTTTACGAATGTCCGGAGTGTGGAGAGTCCTTTGTTCATAGCTCCGACCTCACTGAGCATCAGAAGATTCACGATAGAAAGAAGCCCTCTGGAAGTGAAAACTACATACGATCTGTCATTCGCAGCATAGCCTCCACGGATCCTCAGACCAGTTATGCGGGCCAGTCAGCACAGATGAGTTACGCTGAAGAGCCAGCTCAGACCAGTTATGCTGAACCACCAGCTCAGACCAGTTACGCTGAACCACCAGCTCAGACCAG TTACGCTGAACCACAAGCTCAGACCAGTTACGCTGAACCACAAGCTCAGACCAGTTACGCTGAACCACCAGCTCAGACCAGTTACGCTGAACCACCAGCTCAGACCACTTACGCTGAACCACCAGCTCAGACCACTTACGCTGAACAGCCAGTCCGCAATGAATGTAAGGAGTGTGGGGAGTGTTTTGCCACTGTTGAAGACCTTGGCATACATCAGAAAATCTATGCCCGAGAGAAATTCCATGGTGGGGAGCTGTTTGGAGACTCTGTGATTCAGGGCCTTGATGGACCTCGACAGGAAGAGCCTCGGCAGGAAGGGCCAGACGAGCCAGACGAGCCTGAAGACACCATCTATGGGTGTAAGGACTGTGGGCTGGGCTTCGTGGATCGCACAGACCTCAAGGACCATCAGAAGGTGCACGGCAGAGAGTACCTCATCGACAGCCGCGAGTACGCGCATTCTGTGACGCACACCCCTTCTGTCAGCGAGTATCAGAAAGATTACATTGGAGAGCAGCTTTACGAGTGCCCGGCATGTGGGGAATCCTTCGTTCATAGCTCATTCCTTTTCGAGCATCAGAAGATCCATGAGCAAGACCAGTTTTACGGCCACAGGAGGTATGATGAACCCTTTATGCAGCCCTTGGTCATTAGCCCGCAGCGGCCTCGGGCCCCACAGAAGAGTCCTCCTGCTGGGACGTCCCTGCAATGCCAAGTGTGCGGACAAGACTTCATCCACGGCTCTGTCCTTAACGAACACATGAGAGTCCACGCTGGAGACAGCCTGCTGGAGCAGGGCCAGGGCAGCACAGATGCGGTCAGCCCAGGCTCGGCCCCCACAGACCTTCAGAGAGACCAGGCCAAGGACAAGCACTATGAGTGCGCGACCTGTGGAGAATCCTTCCCCAGCCAGGCCGACCTCCGGGAGCACATGAGGATTCACGAGAAGGACAAGCCCTACGACTATGGGGCCACCTTCGTCCATACCTCCTTCCTCACCGAGCCCCCCAGGAGAGATTCACCCTTCTATGAGTGCAAGGACTGTGGCAAGTCCTTCATCCACAACACAGTCCTCACGAAGCATCAGAAGCTGCACCTCgaggaagaggaagcagcagcagccGCCCAGGAAGTTGAAGCCAACGTCCTCGTTCCACGGGAAGTTCTGCGGATCCAGGGATCAAATGTGGAGGCCGCAGAGCCGGAGGTGGAGGCCGCAGAGCCGGAGGTGGAGGCTGCCGAGCCCAACGTGGAGGCCGCCGAGCCCAACGGAGAGGCCGAGGGGCCGGAGGGGGAGGCCGCCGAGCCCAACGGGGAGGCCGAACAGCCCAACGGAGAGGCCGAACAGCCCAACGGGGATGCTGATGAACCAGACGGGGCAGGGATCGAAGACCCAGAGGAAAGAGCCGAAGAGCCAGAGGGAGATGCGGATGAGCCAGACGGTGCAGGGATCGAGGACCCAGAAGAGGAAGGTGACGACCAGGAGATCCAAGTGGAAGAGCCCTACTACGACTGCAGGGAGTGTGGCGAGACCTTCACCTCCAACTCGGCCTATGGTGAGCACCTGAAAACCCATGCCAGGGTGATAATATTCGAGCCTGGAAGCGTCTACGGGGAAAGCTCCCACTACACCGAGCACGCCAGCACCAGCAGCAATGACAGCGGCAGGGCTGATGACAAGTACTTCAAGTGTGACGTCTGTGGGCAGGTGTTCACTGACCGCCTGTCCCTGGCCAGGCACCAGAACACCCACACCGGCTGA